In Cutaneotrichosporon cavernicola HIS019 DNA, chromosome: 1, one DNA window encodes the following:
- the NAS6 gene encoding uncharacterized protein (Ankyrin repeat): protein MSSNLTIHRAAQEGQPGLIRSLLADNEKLINAKDEDGRTPLHWAATANNLGVTQLLISNAADPEARDSLGWTPLLIAAAAGQLENVTALLDAGAKVDAANDKGQTALHYAASKGNVPMGRLLITRGAEINARDRANQHPLHRAATTGNGAFLNILLHPPEGRPKTRLNTADRAGNTPLHLALESGHGEAAVILLEAGADRERPNSEGQVAEEIDGVGGEEQRRVRQYVVSRCDPWWQSAIEAHAVDRVHRMGPRKTVRVFQLIAENTIEPRCSRSAFAKSGLTETKAAKKQARFEDLKQIFGAE from the exons ATGAGCAGCAACCTCACCATTCATCGCGCTGCACAGGAAG GTCAACCAGGCCTCATTCGCAGCCTGCTCGCTGACAACGAAAAGCTCATCAACGCAAAGGACGAG GATGGCCGCACCCCACTGCACTgggccgccaccgccaacaACTTGGGCGTGACTCAGCTACTCATCTCCAACGCTGCCGACCCCGAGGCGCGTGACTCGCTCGGGTGGACACCActcctcatcgccgcggcggcgggccaGCTGGAGAACGTCACTGCCCTTCTCGACGCAGGAGCCAAGGTCGATGCCGCAAACGACAAAGGACAGACAGCGCTGCATTACGCCGCGTCAAAGGGCAACGTGCCG ATGGGCCGCCTTCTCATCACACGTGGAGCTGAG ATCAATGCTCGTGACCGTGCCAACCAGCACCCACTCCACCGTGCCGCGACGACAGGCAACGGCGCCTTCCTCAATATCCTCCTTCATCCGCCCGAGGGAAGGCCCAAGACCCGGCTCAACACTGCTGATCGCGCCGGTAACACGCCGCTCCACCTCGCGTTGGAGAGCGGACATGGCGAGGCTgccgtcatcctcctcgaggctggCGCGGACCGTGAgagg CCAAACTCAGAGGGCCAGGTCGCGGAGGAGATTGATGGCgtgggaggcgaggagcagcgcCGTGTGCGACAGTACGTCGTGTCGCGC TGTGACCCGTGGTGGCAGAGCGCGATCGAGGCGCACGCCGTGGACCGCGTGCATCGG atgGGACCGCGCAAGACAGTGCGTGTGTTCCAGCTCATTGCGGAGAACACGATCGAGCCAAGGTGCTCGAGATCC GCGTTCGCGAAGTCCGGCTTGACAGAGACAaaggcggccaagaagcagGCGCGATTCGAGGACCTCAAGCAGATCTTTGGCGCCGAGTAG
- a CDS encoding uncharacterized protein (Acid phosphatase homologues), with the protein MPNWVPPRSLAAARERPYNWQVFWSYFPDWALTIILWGMFYLLDKVDGYRRVFSVTDESLAHPFAEHERIPVWALALIAGLFPAIVVILVGVLRRSPWEVHSGLLGLVLTLALGVTFTQIIKITVGRPRPDLFSRCQLPENLTSNPVHGLTTWKVCTRTDLLQEGFRSFPSGHSSFAWSGMWYLELYLAAKLRVANRRGYTFKSWILLIPVSCSTLVSVSRTMDYRHHATDVIAGAVIGVIVAWWGYRQYYPSLFSSKSWKPYEPRISRDTELPVHGRTSDGHILLTNTSNSSPADFSSYPPRQYAESRFDGASPDKYGNGNVSGPEVFGGTNPVFPDAAHPSDHLPLRTSS; encoded by the exons ATGCCAAACTGGGTCCCGCCTCGCAGCCTCGCAGCGGCACGCGAGCGCCCGTACAACTGGCAGGTGTTCTGGAGCTACTTCCCCGACTGGGCACTCACCATCATCCTCTGG GGCATGTTTtacctcctcgacaaggtgGACGGGTACCGCCGCGTGTTCTCGGTCACCGATGAGTCGCTTGCACACCCGTtcgccgagcacgagcgTATCCCCGTGTGGGCGCTCGCGCTGATTGCCGGCCTCTTCCccgccatcgtcgtcatcttGGTTGG TGTGCTCAGGCGTTCCCCATGGGAGGTCCACAGCGGCCTGCTCGGACTCGtgctcaccctcgcccttggcgtGACGTTTACCCAAATCATCAAA ATCACAGTCGGCCGGCCGCGTCCCGACCTCTTCTCGCGATGCCAGTTGCCAGAAAACTTGACGTCCAACCCAGTCCATGGACTAACGACTTGGAAGGTGTGCACGCGTACCGACCTGCTGCAGGAGGGTTTCCGGTCCTTTCCCTCCGGCCACTCGAGCTTTGCGTGGAGCGGGATGTGGTACCTAGAGCTCTATCTCGCGGCCA aacTGCGCGTTGCCAACCGCCGCGGGTACACTTTCAAGTCGTGGATTCTTCTGATTCCCGTATCGTGCTCGACCCTCGTGTCCGTCTCGCGTACCATGGACTATAGGCACCACGCGACCGACGTGATTGCCGGCGCCGTCATCggcgtcatcgtcgcctGGTGGGGATACAGGCAGTACTACCCCTCGCTGTTCTCGAGCAAAAGTTGGAAGCCGTACGAGCCGCGCATTAGCCGCGATACTGAGCTGCCGGTCCACGGACGCACGAGCGACGGAcacatcctcctcaccaacaCGTCCAACAGCTCTCCGGCGGACTTTTCCAGTTACCCACCACGGCAGTATGCTGAGTCGCGGTTCGATGGTGCCTCGCCTGACAAGTACGGTAACGGTAACGTGAGCGGTCCCGAGGTGTTTGGCGGCACCAACCCCGTGTTCCCCGACGCTGCGCACCCGTCAGACCACTTGCCGCTGCGAACCAGCAGCTGA
- a CDS encoding uncharacterized protein (Flavin-binding monooxygenase-like) yields MTASNATAAHNVDYDAVIIGAGFAGLYQLYKLRDRLGLNVHLFEKGSGVGGTWFWNKYPGAMSDTESPFYRYSFDDDFLADWDWQRKYIDQPDILAYLEETVRRFDLGRNIKLNTEVTGMVWSDDGHWSVRTADGRTVTSTYVVTALGLLSATNWPAIPGLGDFKGRLVHTAEYPDDLDIAGKRVGIIGTGSTGCQFIVASAPVVEKLTVFQRSPQYSVPSGNGPVEEGEVDGYKARWGEILPQIRESAVAFGFKESTVPTMSVSAEERERVFQQAWDRGNGFYYMFGTFCDLATDSEANEAAAAFIRKKIKETVKDPATAERLTPLTPYAKRPLCNHEYYEVYNRSNVELVSIREDDTPIERVTARGVLTSDGREHALDVLVLATGFDAVDGNYRKLDLWGRQHINKHWDPAPTSYMGIMTAGFPNMFMVVGPNGPFVNIVAGIEVQVEFITRLVQAAEVRGKIVEATKEAEDAWTETCKTIAEMTLFAKEQSWIFGANIPGKRHSVLFYLGGLKNYRDCLETSVRNGMQGFAFPNETTVGSKVEAAVSESKDGEAEHIEVAPAQVT; encoded by the coding sequence ATGACCGCTTCGAACGCGACAGCAGCCCATAATGTGGACTACGACGCGGTGATCATCGGGGCAGGTTTTGCCGGCCTGTACCAGCTGTACAAGCTGCGCGACCGTCTCGGCCTTAACGTGCACCTCTTCGAGAAAGGAAGTGGGGTCGGAGGGACATGGTTTTGGAACAAATACCCTGGCGCGATGAGCGACACGGAGAGCCCGTTCTACCGCTACTCgtttgacgacgacttcctcgccgactGGGACTGGCAGAGGAAGTACATCGACCAGCCGGACATCCTGGCATacctcgaggagacggtGCGGCGGTTCGACCTAGGCCGCAACATCAAGCTCAACACCGAGGTGACGGGCATGGTGTGGTCTGATGATGGCCACTGGAGTGTGCGCACGGCCGATGGGCGTACCGTGACGTCGACGTATGTCGTCACGGCGCTCGGCTTGTTGAGTGCGACCAACTGGCCCGCGATCCCTGGGCTGGGCGACTTCAAGGGGCGCCTCGTCCACACGGCCGAGTATCCTGACGATCTCGACATTGCGGGCAAGCGCGTCGGTATTATCGGCACGGGCTCGACCGGGTGCCAGTTCATTGTGGCTTCCGCGCCAGTCGTCGAGAAACTCACCGTCTTCCAGCGTTCGCCGCAGTATTCGGTGCCGAGCGGGAATGGAccagtcgaggagggcgaggtggatggatACAAGGCGCGGTGGGGCGAGATCCTTCCGCAGATCCGCGAGTCTGCCGTCGCGTTCGGCTTCAAGGAAAGCACTGTGCCGACCATGTCCGTAtcggccgaggagcgcgaacGCGTGTTCCAGCAGGCATGGGACCGTGGAAACGGCTTCTATTACATGTTTGGCACATTTTGTGACCTTGCCACAGACTCAGAGGCCAACGAGGCCGCGGCAGCATTCATCCGCAAGAAGATCAAGGAGACTGTCAAGGATCCAGCGACGGCGGAGCGGCTCACTCCGCTCACACCGTACGCCAAGCGCCCGCTGTGCAACCACGAGTATTATGAGGTGTACAACCGCTCcaacgtcgagctcgtgaGCATCCGGGAGGACGACACGCCAATCGAGCGCGTCACAGCGCGTGGGGTACTCACATCAGACGGGCGGGAACATGCGCTCGATGTGCTGGTCCTCGCGACGGGGTTCGATGCCGTCGATGGCAACTATCGCAAGCTGGACCTCTGGGGACGGCAGCATATCAACAAGCACTGGGACccggcgccgacgtcgtACATGGGTATCATGACGGCTGGGTTCCCCAACATGTTCATGGTGGTCGGACCGAACGGGCCGTTCGTCAACATTGTCGCCGGCATCGAGGTGCAGGTCGAGTTCATCACGCGCCTCGTGCAAGCCGCCGAGGTGAGGGGGAAAATAGTCGAGGCCACAAAGGAAGCCGAAGACGCATGGACTGAGACGTGTAAGACTATTGCGGAGATGACGCTGTTTGCCAAGGAGCAGAGCTGGATCTTCGGCGCCAATATTCCTGGTAAACGTCACTCGGTGCTGTTCTACCTCGGTGGCCTCAAGAATTACCGCGACTGTCTCGAGACGTCGGTACGGAACGGGATGCAGGGCTTTGCCTTTCCCAACGAGACTACAGTGGGGAgcaaggtggaggcggccgTGTCGGAGAGCAAGGATGGCGAGGCAGAGCACATCGAGGTTGCACCTGCGCAGGTGACTTAG
- a CDS encoding uncharacterized protein (Cellulase (glycosyl hydrolase family 5)): protein MAEKPYTSEGAARNRKWLWVSLAALAAVGVALGVGLGVGLNVNKKGADKGSASAGGEPSGDVASTEPPANPSTPVTNTPNPVRGGTGGNGSVVTTDLNATFTYLNEFGGTWAYDPTNPFNVSGQAQSWTPPLTEEWVWGKDIARGVNLGGWLVTEPFIVPALYEKYNNATPKAVDEYTLSQAMGANLAKEMEEHYNTFITEKDFADIAAAGLNWVRIPIGYWAIGTQGDEPYLEKVSWAYFTKAISWGRKYGIRILLDLHSLPGSQNGWNHSGRSGTINWMRGAMGLANAQRSLEYLRSFTQYISQPGVKEVVPMLGLVNEVLYGDVGKDAMGSFYFESIEMIRGITGSGKGNGPLVAFHDGFQGPANWDGFLTGADRLVMDQHPYLAFGGVNQNPWPQQTQQACGWGGGVNDTAASWGVIIGGEWSLATNDCGMWLNGVDVTGQYATTYGSCTQFEDWRTWDATFKQNLLNHAMGSMDALQNFFFWTWRIGDSTVRGYAASPMWHYQLGLEQGWLPKDPRVAGGFCKRNGYCPGCAEFAGTYPASATGGASQAIVAAESASYSNMAQAIVSPAWIVGSQSLLPTLTQTGTPITLAVPAESAKWLSGWTNPNDKVGAWVQVAGCPYPGAYDGNDASAMPSALCGADGVGAAQAPAAVPVPTATPTPTAPVAPAPTTDSLPADPAAAPTTAPVVPAARR, encoded by the exons ATGGCAGAGAAGCCTTATACATCAGAGGGTGCAGCCCGCAACCGCAAGTGGCTGTGGGTATCCCTCGCCGCTCTTGCTGCGGTTGGTGTAGCCCTTGgtgtcggcctcggcgtcggcctcaaTGTCAATAAGAAGGGCGCCGACAAGGGCAGTGCAAGTGCTGGTGGCGAGCCCTCGGGAGACGTCGCTAGCACTGAGCCACCGGCCAACCCTTCAACACCGGTTACCAACACTCCCAACCCCGTGCGCGGGGGGACGGGCGGTAATGGCTCGGTCGTCACTACCGACCTCAACGCAACATTCACGTACCTCAACGAGTTTGGCGGCACTTGGGCCTACGACCCGACCAACCCTTTCAAC GTCTCTGGTCAAGCGCAGAGCTGGACTCCACCTCTCACTGAAGAATGGGTCTGGGGAAAGGACATTGCTCGCGG TgtcaacctcggcggctGGCTCGTCACTGAGC CCTTCATTGTCCCCGCACTCTATGAAAAGTACAACAACGCGACGCCAAAGGCGGTCGATGAGTACACCCTGTCTCAGGC catgGGTGCCAACCTGGccaaggagatggaggagcaCTACAATACCTTCATC acCGAGAAGGACTTTGCTGACATTGCTGCTGCGGGTCTGAACTGGGTTCG CATTCCGATCGGCTACTGGGCGATTGGGACCCAGGGTGACGAGCCGTACCTCGAAAAGGTGTCTTGGGC CTACTTCACCAAGGCTATCAGCTGGGGCCGCAAGTATGGTATCCgtatcctcctcgacctccactcgcTCCCCGGCTCGCAGAACGGATGGAACCACTCTGGCCGCTCTGGGACAATCAACTGGATGCGTGGCGCCATGGGCCTTGCCAATGCCCAGCGCTCGCTCGAGTACCTCCGCTCGTTCACCCAGTACATCTCGCAGCCCGGTGTCAAGGAGGTTGTGCCCATGCTCGGCCTTGTTAACGAGGTGCTGTACGGTGACGTCGGCAAAGACGCGATGGGATCCTT CTACTTCGAGTCCATTGAAATGATCCGCGGCATCACCGGCAGTGGCAAGGGCAACGGTCCCCTCGTCGCGTTCCACGATGGTTTCCAGGGCCCCGCGAACTGGGATGGCTTCCTCACCGGTGCTGACCGCCTTGTCATGGACCAGCACCCGTACCTCGCCTTCGGTGGTGTCAACCAGAACCCCTGGCCCCAGCAGACCCAACAGGCCTGCGGTTGGGGTGGCGGCGTCAATGACACCGCGGCCTCGTGGGGTGTCATCATCGGCGGCGAGTGGTCGCTTGCTACAAACGACTGTGGCATGTGGCTcaacggcgtcgacgtgaCCGGCCAATACGCGACCACGTACGGTTCGTGCACCCAGTTCGAGGACTGGCGTACCTGGGACGCGACCTTCAAGCAGaacctcctcaaccacGCCATGGGCAGCATGGATGCTCTCCAGAACTTCTTCTTCTGGACCTGGCGCATCGGAGACTCGACTGTCCGCGGCTACGCTGCCTCGCCGATGTGGCACTAccagcttggcctcgaACAGGGCTGGCTCCCGAAGGACCCCCGCGTCGCCGGTGGCTTCTGCAAGCGGAACGGCTACTGCCCGGGCTGCGCCGAG TTCGCTGGTACTTAcccggcctcggcgactgGTGGTGCCTCGCAGgccatcgtcgccgccgagtcGGCCTCGTACAGTAACATGGCCCAGGCCATCGTAAGCCCGGCCTGGATCGTGGGCAGCCAGTCTCTCCTCCCGACCCTCACCCAGACCGGCACGCCCATCACGCTCGCGGTTCCCGCCGAGTCGGCCAAGTGGCTCTCCGGCTGGACGAACCCGAacgacaaggtcggcgCCTGGGTGCAAGTCGCCGGCTGCCCATACCCTGG CGCGTATGACGGCAACGACGCAAGCGCCATGCCCAGCGCCCTCTGCGGCGCTGACGGTGTTGGTGCCGCCCAGGCACCTGCAGCTGTGCCCGTCCCAACGGCAACGCCTACGCCCACTGCGCCCgtcgcgcccgcgcccacgACCGACTCGCTGCCGGCCGACCCAGCTGCGGCACCTACCACCGCGCCCGTGGTCCCCGCCGCCCGGCGGTAA
- the PHR2 gene encoding uncharacterized protein (Splits internally a 1,3-beta-glucan molecule and transfers the newly generated reducing end (the donor) to the non- reducing end of another 1,3-beta-glucan molecule (the acceptor) forming a 1,3-beta linkage, resulting in the elongation of 1,3- beta-glucan chains in the cell wall) gives MRFLRALTVAASLVPLASAAVSKISRSGKYLYDDAGSRFYIKGVAYQPQGELAVESEANEANGGFPEPSSFYDPLSSEANCTRDIPYLKQLNVNAVRVYSVNSSLNHDACMKILDDAGIYVLLDVSLPLNGSIDRASPSWTTNLLDEYIRTIDAFNKYPNVLAYNIGNEVISTPANTYAAPYVKAAARDIKAYLRSISSNALVGYAAVDGEASFRNAVAHYMTCGNDTETIDLYGLNNYQWCGDSSLAESNWNTITQGFSDITVPTYMSEFGCITSPPRLWTEVAALLATPVSDVFSGGIAFSYFPTSDGYGMTTIDGNTVTTNSDFTRLSAQYGNATGPNSPAMSSQQNTAATCPQESASLLATTNLPPTPNPDVCNCLDNSAFSCLVNNATANDPVKVGALINIACDLLAQAGSNVDCTTIGSNGTTGTYGPLAMCSPDIKLSWAFSAYYMLNPVATSCDFSGNATRNEGADAPKTAQDAKIAADNCFAGKSAVVTPTSSPQSTGDSGGGNSPSQSSATATPKSDARATLSLPPTAAIVIGVLGLVAGAVVV, from the exons ATGCGCTTCCTCCGAGCCCTCACCgtggccgcctcgctcgtGCCTCTTGCATCGGCAGCCGTGTCCAAGATCTCGCGTAGCGGCAAGTACCTCTACGACGATGCCGGCTCCCGTTTCTACATCAAG GGTGTTGCATACCAGCCAcagggcgagctcgccgtcgagtCCGAGGCTAACGAGGCCAA TGGTGGCTTCCCCGAGCC CTCGTCGTTCTACGATCCGCTCTCCTCGGAAGCGAATTGCACTCGTGACATCCCCTACCTCAAGCAGCTTAACGTCAACGCGGTTCGCGTGTACAGTGTCAACTCGTCGCTCAACCACGACGCTTGCATGAAGATTCTTGATGACGCTGGTATCTACGTCCTTCTTGATGTCTCGCTTCCCCTCAACGGCAGTATCGATCGCGCCTCCCCATCGTGGACGACCAACCTTCTTGACGAGTACATCAGGACGATTGATGCCTTCAACAAGTACCCCAATGTCCTGGCCTACAACATTGGCAACGAGGTTATCAGCACGCCCGCGAACACCTATGCGGCTC CTTACGTCAAGGCTGCAGCCCGTGACATCAAGGCGTACCTCCGCAGCATCAGCTCGAACGCGCTTGTCGGTTACGCGGCTGttgacggcgaggccaGCTTCCGTAACGCTGTTGCGCACTACATGACGTGTGGCAACGACACTGAGACGATCGACCTTTATG GCCTTAACAACTATCAGTGGTGCGGTGACTCGAGTCTAGCGGAGTCCAACTGGAATACAATCACCCAGGGCTTCTCCGACATCACCGTGCCCACCTACATGTCCGAGTTTGGCTGTATcacctcgcctcctcgcctgTGGACCGAAGTTGCTGCGCTCCTTGCCACGCCTGTCTCTGACGTCTTCTCCGGCGGCATTGCTTTCAGCTACTTCCCCACCAGCGATGGCTATGGCATGACCACCATTGACGGCAACAC TGTCACGACCAACTCCGACTTTACCCGCCTCAGTGCCCAATATGGCAACGCTACCGGTCCCAACTCGCCTGCAATGAGCTCGCAGCAGAACACGGCTGCCACCTGCCCTCAGGAGAGCGCTTCGCTCCTCGCGACCACCAACCTTCCACCCACGCCCAACCCCGATGTCTGCAACTGCCTTGACAACTCGGCGTTCTCGTGCCTTGTCAACAACGCAACCGCCAACGACCCTGTCAAGGTCGGTGCTCTCATCAACATTGCCTGTGACCTGCTCGCTCAGGCTGGGTCAAACGTCGACTGCACCACGATTGGGAGCAACGGCACCACGGGCACGTATGGCCCGCTGGCGATGTGCTCGCCGGACATCAAGCTGTCGTGGGCGTTCTCAGCGTACTACATGCTCAACCCCGTTGCCACGAGCTGCGACTTTTCAGGAAATGCGACGCGCAACGAGGGTGCTGACG CTCCCAAGACTGCGCAGGATGCCAAGATCGCGGCTGACAACTGCTTCGCTGGCAAGTCTGCCGTCGTGACGCCCACGAGCTCGCCCCAGTCTACTGGTGACTCTGGCGGTGGCAACTCGCCGTCTCAAAGCAGCGCCACGGCTACCCCCAAGAGTGACGCCCGTGCCActctctcccttcctcctaCGGCTGCCATTGTGATTGGTgtgctcggcctcgttgccggcgccgtcgtcgtttAA